One window from the genome of Aeromonas sp. FDAARGOS 1405 encodes:
- a CDS encoding hydrolase: MLTESHFHAPWWARNPHLQTILPKWLRRPPARFVAERFELQDGDFVDLAWSGEVSLDERPLVVVFHGLEGSIHSHYAKGLFAHLLQEGREAVLMHFRGCSGEPNRHLQAYHSGAIGDAQELIAELSQRFPGKPLIAIGFSLGGNMLVNLLARACPAALKAAVVVSAPLQLASCAERVNQGFSKVYQNYLLRTMRRNLLNKISQQQKASERWQPRQVEQIATLRDFDELVTAPLHGFHSATHYYQSCSGLPLLRQIAIPTLIIHAADDPFMSHAVIPRPEQLSPTVRYELSQRGGHVGFLHGTPWRPRFWLDERISRWIAEQSHSATQN, encoded by the coding sequence ATGCTGACCGAGAGCCACTTCCACGCCCCCTGGTGGGCACGCAATCCTCATCTGCAGACCATATTGCCAAAATGGCTGCGCCGCCCCCCTGCCCGTTTTGTGGCGGAGCGGTTTGAACTGCAGGATGGGGACTTTGTCGACCTCGCCTGGAGCGGGGAGGTCAGCCTTGATGAACGACCGCTGGTAGTGGTGTTTCACGGGCTGGAGGGGAGCATTCACTCCCACTATGCCAAGGGATTGTTCGCCCATCTGCTGCAAGAGGGCAGAGAGGCCGTGCTGATGCACTTTCGCGGTTGCAGCGGCGAGCCCAATCGCCACCTGCAGGCCTATCACTCCGGCGCCATCGGTGATGCGCAGGAGCTGATTGCCGAGCTGAGCCAGCGTTTTCCGGGCAAACCGCTGATCGCCATCGGCTTTTCACTGGGTGGCAATATGCTGGTCAATCTACTGGCGCGGGCCTGTCCTGCGGCATTGAAAGCGGCGGTGGTGGTCTCGGCCCCGCTGCAACTGGCGAGCTGCGCCGAGCGGGTCAATCAGGGCTTCTCGAAGGTCTATCAGAACTATCTGCTACGCACCATGCGCCGCAATCTGCTCAACAAAATCAGCCAGCAGCAGAAAGCGAGTGAACGCTGGCAACCTCGGCAAGTGGAGCAGATTGCCACCCTGCGTGATTTTGACGAGCTGGTCACCGCGCCACTGCACGGCTTTCACAGTGCAACCCACTACTACCAGAGCTGCTCCGGCCTTCCCCTGCTGCGCCAGATCGCGATCCCGACCCTGATCATCCACGCCGCCGACGACCCTTTTATGTCACACGCCGTCATTCCACGGCCGGAGCAACTCTCGCCCACGGTGCGCTATGAGCTGAGCCAGCGCGGCGGCCATGTCGGCTTTCTGCACGGCACGCCCTGGCGGCCACGGTTTTGGCTGGATGAGCGGATCAGCCGCTGGATTGCCGAACAGAGTCACTCTGCAACACAGAACTGA
- a CDS encoding chemotaxis protein, with product MTSKANQSQGMLLFHLSAKQSFAIGTLKVKEIVPYTQLTAMPHSHPTVLGAANMRGSTIPVIDMAMAVGYRPISKEEMPHCFIIITDCRRTLVGFLVRGIDKITECNWRDIESPPASLGHNVFVTGVTRVNDQLIQLLDVELILSRVYPDDPSHLYPVLTDVQRERIKPMRILLVDDSSVARRQLMAALDYINIPYEVCTNGKDALTLMQTRASQKTPIDILVSDIEMPGLDGYELAFEVQSDSKLAGAYIILHTSLSSEISVERAHQVGAHEALTKFEANELIQAMLRGAEHHDRLLK from the coding sequence ATGACGAGCAAAGCCAATCAATCACAGGGCATGTTGCTGTTTCACCTTTCAGCCAAACAATCCTTTGCCATCGGTACCCTCAAGGTGAAGGAGATAGTGCCCTACACCCAGCTGACGGCAATGCCCCACTCGCACCCGACCGTGTTGGGAGCTGCCAATATGCGCGGCTCCACCATTCCGGTGATCGACATGGCGATGGCGGTGGGCTATCGCCCCATCAGCAAGGAGGAGATGCCCCACTGCTTCATCATCATTACCGACTGCCGCCGTACCCTGGTGGGCTTTCTGGTACGGGGCATCGACAAGATCACCGAGTGCAACTGGCGCGATATCGAATCGCCCCCCGCCTCACTCGGCCACAATGTGTTCGTAACCGGCGTGACCCGGGTCAATGACCAGCTGATCCAGCTGCTGGATGTGGAGCTGATCCTCTCCCGGGTCTATCCGGACGATCCGAGCCACCTCTATCCGGTGCTGACCGATGTGCAGCGGGAGCGGATCAAGCCGATGCGGATCCTGCTGGTCGATGACTCCTCGGTCGCTCGCCGTCAGCTGATGGCTGCCCTCGACTACATCAATATCCCTTATGAGGTCTGCACCAATGGCAAGGATGCACTGACCCTGATGCAGACGCGGGCAAGCCAGAAGACCCCGATCGACATTCTGGTGAGCGATATCGAGATGCCGGGGCTCGATGGCTACGAGCTGGCCTTCGAGGTGCAGAGCGACAGCAAACTGGCGGGGGCCTACATCATCCTGCACACCTCCCTCTCCAGCGAGATCAGCGTGGAGCGGGCCCATCAGGTGGGTGCTCATGAGGCGCTGACCAAGTTCGAAGCCAATGAGCTGATCCAGGCCATGCTGCGCGGTGCCGAACATCACGATCGCCTGCTGAAATAA
- a CDS encoding AraC family ligand binding domain-containing protein, whose translation MHHVIEYHHFSCQGLHAGNRKRTPVGQLLRITRGAALLRLGQHELLLPAGSSFWLCADALAAFSPLSGCEYDQLNVSLRVAQPQQAGWLQTTPLLDALLDSLARWQRPKEWQGAYGQRLQVILDELQQCAISQQGHGELQACWQALANGQPESLQLWAQQADAPVEGSELQQQWQLLQALRLLKGGSKPAQVASKLGYADEAALQAACQQWGAGEDGDQ comes from the coding sequence ATGCATCACGTCATCGAGTATCACCATTTTTCCTGCCAGGGCCTGCACGCCGGCAACCGCAAACGAACTCCGGTCGGGCAGCTGTTGCGGATCACCCGGGGCGCCGCGCTGCTGAGACTGGGCCAACATGAGCTGTTGCTGCCGGCAGGCAGCAGCTTCTGGCTCTGCGCCGATGCCCTCGCGGCCTTCAGCCCCCTCAGCGGTTGCGAGTACGATCAGCTGAATGTCTCTTTGCGCGTGGCTCAGCCGCAGCAGGCTGGCTGGCTGCAGACCACCCCGCTGCTCGATGCCCTGCTCGACTCGCTGGCCCGGTGGCAACGTCCGAAAGAGTGGCAAGGCGCCTACGGTCAGCGACTGCAGGTGATCCTGGATGAGCTGCAACAGTGTGCCATCAGCCAGCAGGGTCACGGTGAGCTGCAAGCCTGCTGGCAAGCGCTGGCCAATGGCCAACCGGAGTCTCTGCAACTGTGGGCACAACAAGCCGATGCGCCGGTGGAAGGGAGTGAATTGCAACAACAGTGGCAACTGCTGCAGGCGCTCAGATTGCTCAAGGGCGGCAGCAAACCCGCGCAGGTGGCCAGCAAGCTGGGTTATGCCGATGAAGCCGCATTGCAAGCTGCCTGCCAGCAGTGGGGCGCTGGCGAGGATGGCGATCAATAA
- a CDS encoding YheV family putative zinc ribbon protein, which produces METRRKKRFIAGAVCPACGKLDNMMLYLEHGVEKVTCVACGDTQVQTPAEVDKQTREAEEVIGVFRP; this is translated from the coding sequence ATGGAAACCAGACGTAAAAAACGCTTCATTGCCGGTGCAGTCTGCCCGGCGTGCGGCAAGTTGGACAACATGATGCTGTATCTGGAGCATGGAGTCGAGAAGGTGACCTGTGTCGCCTGTGGCGATACCCAGGTACAAACGCCTGCCGAGGTCGACAAGCAGACTCGCGAGGCGGAAGAGGTGATCGGGGTGTTTCGCCCCTGA